Part of the Vicia villosa cultivar HV-30 ecotype Madison, WI unplaced genomic scaffold, Vvil1.0 ctg.000107F_1_1, whole genome shotgun sequence genome, ttaCCTTTTAAAAGTTTTGAACTGGTACCATACGTTGACAAAACATTTTCACGATGGTCTTTTCCATAGtgcttaatttatattttttgtattgttTAAAAAATACAACACCACAAATAATGTCTCGGACGACAGCACGAGTCTTTGactaatttcaatttaaaaacaGGATTATATTCGATttaaaaacataacaaaataattGTTCTGGTCAAAAACCTGACCACCCCTAATTTAGAATTTCAAGCAATAATCATTAAGCCCATTGCTAGTTGTTGCTTTAAATTTGTTATAATGAATTAGTTTTAaacgaaaacatacttcaaaacaaatcttttatacacTTTTAATGTGATTTTCTATTGTTAGTTCCAAGAAGACTTCAGCTATGGTTAGGTAGGTAGGAAAATGATTTAAGGCAGACGCATTTGCAAAAAGAGTGAGGTAGTAGTATAGGGTAATCATGGTTTTTTGCTTAAAATAATACACATACTTCTTTTAGTAGACTTTTTTTTTTATCcgttaaaattcatattaaatttgaTGTTAATTGAATTGTGCAAAATATATAATTGGCTAACCCATATTCTTATCTTAGGGGTTTTGAATTAGTCTCCAATCTTAGAGTAAACTTATTCAAGAGTAGACTTTTTAGGGTTAATTTTGAGCCGGATTTTATTCAAGCGACTTTCTCTTTTCTTTGTTGTGAAAttggttatttttcttttgtgttTTTTGGTATTCCGGTGGAGATCAATCCAAAGAGGTGTGCGGTTTGGAGACCAATTGTTTCAAAATTAAGAAGAAGACTTGGAGGGAGGCATCACAAATAGCTTTCCATCGGAGGGAGGGTGGTTCTAATGAATTCTATTTTGTCTAGCATTTCGATTTTCCTATTCTCGTTTTACAAGGTTCCAGTTGCGATTATCAAAGAGTTAATCTCCATTCAACCTTCTTTTCTTTGGGATAGTagtgaggagaagaagaagataaattgAACTAGTTGAGATAAGGTTTGTCAATCGAAGGTTGAAGGTGGTCTTGGGATGAAACATTGTGGGAGATTTAACTTGGTGCTTATTAGCAAGTGGAAGTGGCGTATTTTGAACAGAGAAAGTTCTTTATGGATTAACTTTCTTTCTTGTAGGTATATTGATATTAAAAGAGCAATGCTTAGAGAGCCTTCTTTTACTCCTAGGAGTAGAGTTTCTCTTTGGTGGAAAATCTTTGTGCCATGGGAGTGGAGTCTTTGATCAACTCAACAAATTggttcaactcttcaatttcttGTAACCTTGGGGCGGGTCTTTATTTCGAGTTTTGGCTTGATTGTTGGTTGGGAAACATTCCGTTTTACAATCTTTTTCCGGGTTTTGTTTCTCTTGGTTGTCAATACTCATTGCACGGTGGCGGAGTTAGGTGCTTGGAATGGGGATTCTTGATCGTGGAGTTCCTTTTTCTCGGGTGTTTCCCTTAGTCGAGCAGCCGCGTCGCAAttatcctacttgttgactttTCTTCAATCGTTGTATCCTAATCGAGAGGTCAACGATCGGTTTGTTTGGTGGAGGAATGCTTCTGATTTTTCGATAAGTAATGCTTATGAGTCTTTAATTTTGAGTTTAACTCTGAAACCGGTTGTGAACCACAATagaacttaaattttttttaagttttacttttcttattttctttgtttagatttaaaaattttattatagCAAACACTTAAAATTGTATAGATGAAAGATAATGTAGTGTTCGTGGACATGAGATAGATGCTGGTTTTGGAAGAGATAGAAAATTATGCTGATaaaaaacctatgattatgaattaaaaaattagaacaattataattaaaaaaacaaataatttaaagaaaTGCAAAATAGCTTCTCTAAATAGTTACTCTCTCCCTTCATTTTTAATTAGTCACTTTTACAAAATTCCCtataaagacaaaaaaaaacaaatatattgaCATTTTTTTCTACTGTACTCTTATTTATTATTCAACCTACCATTTCTCTCTCTTGGATACTCCATAAAAATCTTTACCTTTCTTATTAATTATTCAACCTACCATTTCACTCATGACATACAACATAACTTCTCTACCTTTCTTAACTTCTTTTTCACGTAAAAGTCTTTACTGTGTGTCTTGGAGTTTAACTTATCTTTATAAATACATGTGTCTTGGCAGTGATTGTTCTCTAAACTTCATTGCAGGTATTTCTCACTCATTTAAAAGGTTTTCGTGATGGCTTGTGAATTATCTGAGTTGAAAAAACCAATTCATTTTTTCAAGATCATAGTTACTCAAagtcttcatcaagaaaagctcgtAAGCCTAAGCCTTAGATTATTTCTTCAAGTAGTATAGTCTATGTTATATGTCTTCTATCATGCATGCATATTATATCTGGTGTAATTCATTGACAGATGATACCAAGAAAGTTTGTGAAGAAATATGGAGAATATCTTCCAAAAGCTATATGTCTAAAGACTCCCAATGGTGCAGACTGGAAAATTAGTATAGTAAAAAATGATGGAAAGATATGGCTTGAAAAGGGTTGGAAAGAATTTGCAGACTCTCATTCTCTATCTCATGCCCATCTTCTTGTTTTCAAATATGAAACAGCTTCCCATTTTGAGGTAAGAATCTTTGATATGAGTGCTCTAGAGATAAAATATCCTGAAGTCAATAATGAAGAAGATTGTAGAGCAAGTCAAAAGAGAAAATCTTACTCCTCCTTTGAAATTGGAAGTACTAGTTGCGTTAAAAAAGACAAAGGTATAAGTTACTATCTTTTGTATACATGTTGTGAAGTTTAGTAAAAAGTTAACAGAAATGTTCCGTTTTTATCAGCATGAACTATGTGCGGTATATGATGTTCCGTTCTTGCAGGAAAACAAGGGAATACAGCACTTGAAAGAGCAGAAGAGTTCAAAACATGCAATCCATCATTTGTTGTTGTCATGGGTGCATCTTATGTTGGAGGCCGTTTTCTTTTGGTAATTTTAAGACTATAAACCTGTTTTCAACCAAGTCTTTTTTTCCTATTCATTACCCttggatttttcttttgcttcacAGTTTATACCTTCCATGTTTGGCAAGGCACACTTTGATATGAACAAGGAGAAAGGATATATTTATTTCCAGGTGTTGGATCATGGATTAGTTTGGCCTGCAAAGTACTCAACCTGCAGAAGGTGCAATGGAGGAATAATGTTTGAAGTTACAAGTGGGTGGAAGGAATTCTCAATGGACAATAGTTTGAAAGTTGGTGATGTTTGCAAATTTGAACTCATTCTTAGAACTAATATGACCTTTCATGTTCACATTTTTAGAAACACAAATGAAGTCAACGCAGATTGTTCAACAACATCTGCAAATGGGATTATTGTCCTATGATAAATAAGTTTGTTCAAGGATAGATAGAGAAAAGGGAATGAAAATCATCACAATTCCATCACCACTTGAAGAATATATGTTCTTTTGAATTAATGAAGCTTAATGACTTTTGGTTCTATTGCATGCTTTATATCCAAGAAGCAGTTTAGCTTTTCAAACAAATATTTTGCATTTCTAGTCATTAGTTGATGATATATGCTCTTTTGATTGAATTATATATTATGCTTCTTCTATTGTTAACTCTTGAGTAATTTTTGTAGTATTAATTAATAGTTTTATATCATTATTAATAATTGATCATCTACTCTTGCAATATAGGGTTAACTAGACCTTCTACCCATATTTGTCATTTTAATTGTGATTTAAGTTCACATTCTGGAATTACCTTTTTGATAAGCTATAACTAAAATTCAATGCAAATCT contains:
- the LOC131624168 gene encoding B3 domain-containing transcription factor VRN1-like — protein: MACELSELKKPIHFFKIIVTQSLHQEKLMIPRKFVKKYGEYLPKAICLKTPNGADWKISIVKNDGKIWLEKGWKEFADSHSLSHAHLLVFKYETASHFEVRIFDMSALEIKYPEVNNEEDCRASQKRKSYSSFEIGSTSCVKKDKGKQGNTALERAEEFKTCNPSFVVVMGASYVGGRFLLFIPSMFGKAHFDMNKEKGYIYFQVLDHGLVWPAKYSTCRRCNGGIMFEVTSGWKEFSMDNSLKVGDVCKFELILRTNMTFHVHIFRNTNEVNADCSTTSARVSFFLISMPIPLLFS